The Blastocatellia bacterium genome includes a region encoding these proteins:
- a CDS encoding BatA and WFA domain-containing protein, giving the protein MRFLSASALGWLLLGAIIIFFYLLKLKRKRRVVPSVFLWQRALEEIEANAPFKKLRRSLLLLLQLLALAAIVFALARPLIQMRSPASGSTVIIIDSTASMSARDEGTRSRLERAKALARDMVAGLGGGDRAAVIESSSRVTVRSGLTADHAALNAAINNIQETDAAGNLTDAVRLGEQIARTERDTGIVIVSDGASDQLASDLGASRAEARQVGLRFVRVGERTANVGVVAMNSRPTANSTRQELFASVANFGDREQTFGIELRLDGKLADARTVSVNAQSRAALVFDTLPQAGGLAELRLNVEDDLAADNTAYAFLPDARRPRIAVISDNPFLLQAIAANDAIDARKVGTDAPLASFDCVVTDGAVTAGVVDSGRPLLAINPSDVAGWWHTTGSSQRPEITSIDHGHPINSYLSYADVHIESMARREAAAWLRPVVSAANDGLILAGEERSRRVVLIGFDLAQSDLPLKVEFPILLANAAGWLAGRDTPANERTVRTGQPVLIRTAQPSATINLPGGDEQTVAARDGTIAFADTLRAGLYQVKDAPPFAASLLSESESNTAPRDSLKTRAGEVSGQAETFKTEREAWRWLALAALAVLAFEWWVYHRRIAA; this is encoded by the coding sequence ATGAGATTCTTATCGGCAAGCGCGCTCGGCTGGCTGCTGCTTGGCGCCATCATCATCTTCTTTTACTTGCTCAAGCTGAAGCGCAAGCGGCGCGTCGTGCCGAGCGTCTTTCTGTGGCAGCGGGCGCTTGAAGAGATTGAAGCCAACGCGCCCTTCAAGAAGCTGCGCCGCTCGCTGCTCTTGCTGCTGCAACTCCTGGCGCTGGCCGCCATTGTTTTCGCCCTGGCGCGACCGCTCATCCAGATGCGCTCGCCGGCTTCGGGCAGCACCGTCATCATCATCGATTCGACCGCCAGCATGAGCGCCCGCGACGAAGGCACGCGCTCGCGCCTTGAGCGCGCCAAAGCATTGGCTCGCGACATGGTCGCGGGACTCGGCGGCGGCGACCGCGCCGCGGTGATCGAAAGCTCTTCGCGGGTCACCGTGCGCAGCGGGCTGACCGCGGACCACGCCGCGTTAAACGCCGCCATCAACAACATTCAAGAAACCGACGCCGCCGGCAACCTGACCGACGCCGTGCGGCTCGGCGAACAGATCGCCCGCACCGAACGCGACACCGGCATCGTCATCGTTAGCGACGGCGCAAGCGACCAGCTCGCTTCTGACCTCGGCGCATCGAGAGCAGAGGCGCGCCAGGTCGGGCTGCGCTTCGTGCGCGTTGGCGAGCGCACCGCTAACGTCGGCGTCGTCGCCATGAACTCGCGCCCGACGGCAAACAGCACGCGGCAAGAGCTATTCGCCTCGGTCGCCAACTTCGGTGACCGCGAGCAGACGTTCGGCATCGAGCTGCGCCTTGACGGCAAGCTCGCCGATGCGCGCACCGTGAGCGTCAACGCGCAGAGCCGCGCCGCGCTGGTCTTCGATACGTTGCCGCAAGCGGGCGGCCTTGCCGAATTGCGGCTCAACGTCGAAGACGATCTCGCGGCGGACAACACCGCTTATGCTTTTCTGCCTGACGCGCGCCGCCCGCGCATCGCCGTGATCAGCGACAACCCATTTCTGCTGCAAGCCATCGCCGCCAACGACGCGATTGACGCCCGCAAAGTCGGCACGGATGCGCCGCTCGCTTCGTTCGATTGCGTGGTGACGGACGGCGCGGTTACGGCGGGCGTCGTTGATTCGGGCCGCCCGCTGCTGGCCATCAACCCATCGGATGTCGCGGGCTGGTGGCACACGACCGGCAGCAGTCAGCGCCCGGAGATCACCTCGATTGATCACGGCCATCCGATCAATAGTTATCTCAGCTACGCCGACGTTCACATCGAATCAATGGCACGGCGCGAAGCCGCGGCGTGGCTGCGGCCTGTGGTCTCTGCCGCGAATGACGGCTTGATCCTGGCCGGCGAAGAGCGCTCGCGCCGCGTCGTGCTGATCGGCTTTGACCTGGCGCAGAGCGACCTGCCGCTCAAGGTCGAGTTCCCGATCTTGCTGGCGAATGCCGCCGGATGGCTGGCGGGTCGCGACACGCCGGCCAACGAGCGCACGGTGCGCACAGGCCAGCCGGTGTTGATCCGCACCGCACAGCCGAGCGCGACGATCAATCTGCCGGGCGGCGACGAGCAGACGGTCGCGGCACGCGACGGCACCATCGCCTTTGCCGACACGCTGCGTGCAGGGCTCTATCAGGTCAAAGACGCGCCGCCGTTTGCCGCAAGCCTCTTGAGCGAGTCCGAATCCAACACCGCGCCGCGCGATTCGCTCAAGACCCGCGCGGGAGAGGTGAGCGGCCAGGCCGAGACTTTTAAAACCGAGCGTGAAGCGTGGCGCTGGCTGGCGCTTGCGGCGCTGGCCGTGCTGGCCTTCGAGTGGTGGGTCTATCACCGGAGAATCGCCGCTTGA
- a CDS encoding VWA domain-containing protein, which produces MRIEFTNPWALGLLALIPLAVYFARHSLANLSRRRGQASLVVRVIMLLLAVLALAGLRVRTSSRDVAVLFVVDVSASVAQESRAYILDAINNEINRAGPRDYVGVVAFGREPAVELAPTRKETLGDWRIKEIASSPPRDYTDIAAALRLAAALVPEDATGRLVLISDGNENLESVTDEAQLLRAAGTEVFTRAINTTSERNEARGEVAIRQLDAPPSLAEGESFDLKVTVDSTRDTAATLRIFRNDSVVSERAVQLQAAGENVFILPQRVEQKGFFTYRAEVEAAGADTFQQNNSREAFAIVEGKPKTLYLYGDPKPSPGLLRVLAEASFTADVRAAADVPTTLAGFQDYDLVIFDNVPAAVMTPGQMKMVQAYVRDLGGGFVMVGGDQSFGPGGYYKTPVEETLPVSLDVRQKKHFPALAIVLVIDKSGSMLGSKIEMALEASSATVDFLSERDSVGVVAFDSSAYPVVSLTKVEDKKAIIDKIGTIQALGGTNIYPGIKMAYDWLQASDAQIKHIIVMSDGQSEPGDFRGIARSVRDAGMTLSTVALGDDADFDTMKFLADGGGGRFYAADTPDKLPRIFTREAFLASKSTIIEEPFVPRFVRATQATNGIDWSTAPQLGGYVGTAERDPVKSPAITALMSDKDDPVYAVWQYGLGRAAAFTSDAKPRWASGWMNWPGFGQFWTQAFRDVLRRQGSVELQPRVEVNAGRGHVTVEAASAEGEFKNNLRLKAHVIAPDLTATDVTLEQTAAGRYEGDFPATLRGAYLANISEESGTTAPVAGAVNSYSPEFSIVASDTNLLTQISEATGGASLPALTTDAAQAGGVNLFERRAARTMPHEIWEALLLAALLLLPIDVGIRRVALSREQIERARAWVASKLRRRVPLAVDAEAVASMASLKEARSRVRLSDAPADAVTAAATQSPLVIEPARRNTAAGNDAQSDSRQVSKARHSADATNSAAPAQEGSPLASRLLDARKKRRG; this is translated from the coding sequence ATGAGAATTGAGTTCACCAATCCGTGGGCGCTGGGGCTGCTGGCATTGATTCCGCTGGCGGTCTACTTTGCCCGTCACAGCTTGGCGAATCTGTCGCGGCGGCGCGGCCAGGCCAGCCTCGTCGTGCGTGTCATCATGCTGCTGCTCGCTGTGCTGGCGCTTGCAGGCTTGCGCGTCCGCACCTCTTCACGCGACGTTGCCGTGCTATTCGTCGTGGATGTGTCTGCGAGCGTCGCGCAAGAGTCGCGGGCTTACATACTCGACGCCATCAACAATGAAATCAATCGCGCCGGGCCGCGCGATTATGTCGGCGTCGTCGCCTTCGGGCGCGAGCCGGCGGTCGAGCTGGCGCCAACCCGCAAAGAGACGCTCGGCGACTGGCGTATCAAAGAGATCGCTTCCAGCCCGCCGCGCGATTACACAGACATCGCCGCGGCGTTGCGCCTGGCCGCGGCGCTGGTGCCCGAAGACGCGACGGGCCGTCTGGTGCTGATCTCTGACGGCAATGAAAACCTCGAAAGCGTCACAGACGAAGCGCAACTGCTGCGCGCCGCTGGCACCGAAGTCTTCACCCGCGCGATCAACACCACGAGCGAGCGCAACGAAGCGCGCGGCGAGGTCGCCATCCGCCAGCTCGATGCGCCGCCGTCACTCGCCGAAGGCGAATCCTTTGACTTGAAGGTGACGGTTGACAGCACCCGCGACACGGCGGCGACGTTGCGCATCTTCCGCAACGACTCAGTCGTCTCTGAGCGCGCGGTGCAGCTTCAGGCGGCGGGCGAGAATGTCTTTATCCTGCCGCAGCGCGTCGAGCAGAAGGGCTTCTTCACCTATCGCGCCGAAGTCGAAGCGGCGGGCGCAGACACCTTCCAGCAGAACAACAGCCGCGAAGCGTTCGCTATCGTCGAAGGCAAGCCGAAGACGCTTTACCTCTACGGCGACCCGAAGCCATCGCCGGGCCTGCTGCGCGTGCTTGCCGAAGCCAGCTTCACGGCGGACGTGCGCGCCGCCGCCGACGTGCCGACGACGCTTGCCGGCTTTCAGGATTATGACCTGGTGATCTTCGACAATGTGCCGGCAGCGGTGATGACGCCGGGGCAGATGAAGATGGTGCAGGCTTATGTGCGCGACCTCGGCGGCGGCTTTGTGATGGTCGGCGGCGATCAGAGCTTCGGGCCGGGCGGTTATTACAAGACGCCCGTCGAAGAAACCTTGCCGGTATCGCTAGACGTGCGGCAGAAGAAACATTTCCCGGCGCTGGCTATCGTCCTGGTCATTGACAAGTCCGGCTCGATGCTCGGCAGCAAGATAGAAATGGCTCTGGAAGCCAGTTCGGCGACGGTTGACTTTTTATCCGAGCGCGATTCCGTCGGCGTTGTCGCTTTTGACAGCAGCGCCTACCCGGTCGTCAGCCTCACCAAAGTCGAAGACAAGAAAGCGATCATCGATAAGATCGGCACGATCCAGGCGCTCGGCGGCACGAACATTTATCCCGGCATCAAGATGGCGTACGACTGGCTACAGGCGAGCGACGCGCAGATCAAGCACATCATCGTGATGTCGGACGGCCAGAGCGAGCCGGGCGATTTTCGCGGCATCGCTCGCAGCGTGCGCGATGCGGGGATGACGCTGTCGACCGTGGCGCTCGGCGATGATGCCGACTTTGACACGATGAAGTTTCTGGCGGACGGCGGCGGTGGGCGCTTCTATGCCGCCGACACGCCCGACAAGCTGCCGCGCATCTTCACGCGCGAAGCCTTCCTGGCGTCGAAGTCAACGATCATCGAAGAGCCGTTCGTGCCGCGCTTCGTGCGCGCGACGCAAGCGACCAATGGCATCGATTGGAGCACGGCACCACAGCTCGGCGGCTATGTCGGCACCGCCGAGCGCGACCCGGTGAAATCGCCGGCCATCACCGCCTTGATGTCGGACAAAGACGACCCGGTCTATGCCGTGTGGCAGTATGGGTTGGGCCGCGCGGCGGCCTTCACTTCGGACGCCAAGCCGCGCTGGGCTTCGGGCTGGATGAACTGGCCAGGCTTCGGGCAATTCTGGACGCAGGCGTTCCGCGACGTGCTGCGGCGTCAGGGCTCTGTAGAATTGCAACCGCGCGTCGAAGTCAACGCCGGGCGCGGCCACGTCACGGTTGAAGCGGCGAGCGCCGAGGGCGAATTCAAAAACAACCTGCGACTGAAAGCGCACGTCATCGCGCCCGACTTGACGGCGACCGACGTGACCCTGGAGCAGACGGCGGCGGGCCGTTACGAGGGCGACTTCCCGGCGACCTTGCGCGGCGCCTACCTGGCGAACATCAGCGAGGAAAGCGGCACGACCGCGCCGGTCGCGGGCGCGGTCAATTCCTATTCGCCGGAATTCAGCATTGTCGCGTCGGACACCAACCTATTGACGCAGATCAGCGAAGCGACCGGCGGCGCAAGCTTGCCGGCGCTCACCACGGACGCGGCGCAGGCGGGCGGAGTGAATCTATTCGAGCGGCGCGCGGCCCGCACTATGCCGCACGAGATATGGGAAGCGTTACTGCTCGCGGCTTTGCTGTTGTTACCGATTGATGTAGGAATAAGGCGCGTTGCCCTGTCGCGCGAGCAGATCGAGCGGGCGCGCGCCTGGGTTGCGTCGAAGCTGCGCCGACGTGTGCCGCTCGCCGTGGACGCCGAGGCGGTTGCCTCAATGGCGAGTTTGAAAGAAGCGCGCTCAAGGGTTCGCTTGAGCGACGCGCCTGCCGATGCCGTGACCGCTGCCGCCACGCAATCGCCTCTGGTTATCGAACCCG